A single Paraburkholderia sp. FT54 DNA region contains:
- a CDS encoding L-iditol 2-dehydrogenase, translating into MAARLQDKVAILTGAASGIGEAVARRYLDEGARCVLVDVKPADSFGDTLRTAYGERVLTVSADVTRRDDIQRIVASTLERFGQIDILFNNAALFDMRPILDESWDVFDRLFAVNVKGMFFLMQAVAQKMVEQGHGGKIINMSSQAGRRGEALVSHYCATKAAVLSYTQSAALALAPHKINVNGIAPGVVDTPMWNEVDALFARYENRPLGEKKRLVGEAVPLGRMGVPDDLTGAALFLASADADYITAQTLNVDGGNWMS; encoded by the coding sequence GTGGCGGCACGATTGCAAGACAAGGTGGCCATCCTGACGGGCGCGGCAAGCGGAATCGGTGAAGCCGTGGCCCGCCGGTATCTGGACGAAGGCGCGCGCTGCGTGCTCGTCGATGTGAAGCCGGCGGACAGTTTCGGCGACACATTGCGCACCGCCTACGGCGAGCGCGTGCTGACCGTGAGCGCCGACGTCACGCGCCGCGACGATATTCAGCGCATCGTGGCGAGCACGCTGGAGCGCTTCGGCCAGATCGACATTCTCTTCAACAACGCGGCGCTCTTCGACATGCGCCCGATCCTCGACGAATCCTGGGACGTGTTCGACCGCCTCTTCGCGGTCAATGTGAAGGGCATGTTCTTCCTGATGCAAGCCGTTGCGCAAAAGATGGTCGAGCAGGGCCATGGCGGCAAGATCATCAATATGTCATCGCAAGCCGGCCGGCGCGGCGAAGCGCTCGTGTCGCACTACTGCGCGACCAAGGCGGCTGTGCTGAGCTACACGCAATCCGCGGCATTGGCGCTCGCGCCGCACAAGATCAATGTGAACGGCATCGCGCCGGGCGTCGTCGATACGCCGATGTGGAACGAAGTCGACGCGCTCTTCGCCCGCTATGAAAACCGGCCGCTCGGCGAGAAGAAACGCCTTGTCGGCGAAGCGGTGCCGCTCGGCCGCATGGGTGTGCCGGACGATCTGACCGGCGCCGCCCTGTTTCTCGCCTCGGCGGACGCCGACTACATCACCGCGCAAACCCTGAACGTCGACGGCGGCAACTGGATGAGCTGA
- a CDS encoding sugar ABC transporter substrate-binding protein, translating into MKPVLKSTLKAVSAGAVACFALNASAATVTIATLNNPDMIELKKLSPEFEKANPDIKLNWVILEENVLRQRATTDITTGSGQFDVMTIGAYETPQWGKRGWLTPLTNLPADYDLNDVVKTARDGLSSGGQLYALPFYVESSMTYYRKDLFAAKGLKMPDQPTYDQIAQFADKLTDKANGIYGICLRGKAGWGENMAYGTTVVNTFGGRWFDEKWNAQLTSPEWKKAMTFYIDLLKKDGPPGASSNGFNENLTLMSSGKCGMWIDATVAAGILYNKQQSQIADKVGFAAAPIAVTPKGSHWLWAWALAIPKSSKQPDAAKKFITWATSKQYIEMVAKDEGWASVPPGTRKSTYARPEYKQAAPFGDFVLKAIETADPDHPTLKPVPYTGVQFVGIPEFQSFGTVVGQSISGAIAGQMTIDQALAAGNATADRAVKQAGYQK; encoded by the coding sequence ATGAAGCCAGTCCTCAAATCCACGCTAAAGGCGGTCAGTGCCGGCGCTGTCGCGTGCTTTGCATTGAACGCGTCAGCGGCCACGGTGACGATCGCCACGCTGAACAATCCGGACATGATCGAGCTGAAGAAGCTCTCGCCTGAATTCGAAAAGGCGAATCCGGACATTAAACTGAACTGGGTGATTCTCGAAGAAAACGTGCTGCGTCAGCGCGCCACCACCGACATCACGACCGGCAGCGGCCAGTTCGACGTGATGACGATCGGCGCGTACGAAACGCCGCAATGGGGCAAGCGCGGCTGGCTCACGCCGCTCACCAACCTGCCCGCCGACTACGATCTGAACGACGTCGTGAAGACGGCCCGCGACGGCCTCTCGAGTGGCGGCCAGCTGTACGCGCTGCCGTTCTACGTCGAAAGCTCGATGACGTATTACCGCAAGGACCTGTTCGCGGCCAAGGGTCTGAAGATGCCCGATCAGCCGACCTACGACCAGATCGCGCAATTCGCCGACAAGCTCACCGACAAGGCCAACGGCATCTACGGCATCTGTCTGCGCGGCAAGGCGGGCTGGGGCGAGAACATGGCCTACGGCACGACGGTGGTGAACACCTTCGGTGGCCGCTGGTTCGACGAGAAGTGGAACGCGCAGCTCACCTCGCCGGAATGGAAGAAGGCGATGACCTTCTATATCGATTTGCTGAAGAAGGATGGCCCTCCGGGAGCGAGCTCGAACGGCTTCAACGAAAACCTCACACTGATGTCCTCCGGCAAGTGCGGCATGTGGATCGACGCCACGGTTGCCGCCGGCATCCTTTACAACAAGCAGCAATCGCAGATCGCCGACAAGGTCGGTTTCGCCGCGGCGCCGATTGCGGTCACGCCGAAGGGTTCGCATTGGCTGTGGGCCTGGGCGCTGGCGATTCCGAAGTCGTCGAAGCAGCCTGACGCGGCGAAGAAGTTCATCACGTGGGCCACGTCGAAGCAATACATCGAAATGGTCGCGAAGGACGAAGGCTGGGCCTCGGTGCCGCCAGGAACGCGTAAATCCACGTACGCGCGCCCGGAGTACAAGCAGGCAGCGCCATTCGGCGACTTCGTGCTGAAGGCGATCGAAACGGCGGATCCGGATCATCCGACGCTCAAGCCGGTGCCGTACACCGGTGTGCAGTTCGTCGGGATTCCTGAGTTCCAGTCGTTCGGTACCGTGGTCGGTCAGAGCATCTCCGGCGCGATTGCCGGTCAGATGACGATCGATCAGGCGCTGGCAGCCGGTAACGCCACCGCGGATCGCGCGGTGAAGCAGGCCGGCTACCAGAAGTAA
- a CDS encoding sugar ABC transporter permease, producing the protein MRPLRLPIMHAHPQTEKERETRKANSARWLVSPSVAVLVLWMAIPLAMTIWFSFSRYNLLNPDLKGFAGFDNYKYLASDPSFGPSIGHTLELIISVLVITVVGGVLMAILFDRKFYGQGIARLLAIAPFFVMPTVSALIWKNMILHPVYGLIAQGMRAMGMTPIDWFAQYPLTAVIMIVAWQWLPFAFLILFTAIQSLDQEQKEAARIDGAGPFSMFFYITLPHLKRAIAVVVMMETIFLLSIFAEIYTTTGGGPGTATTNLSYLIYSLGLQQFDVGLASAGGILAVVLANIVSFFLVRMLAKNLKGEYEK; encoded by the coding sequence ATGCGTCCTCTGCGCCTACCTATCATGCATGCCCATCCCCAGACAGAAAAAGAACGCGAAACCCGCAAAGCCAATTCCGCCCGCTGGCTAGTCTCGCCGTCGGTCGCGGTACTTGTGCTGTGGATGGCGATTCCGCTCGCGATGACGATCTGGTTTTCGTTCTCGCGCTACAACCTGCTGAATCCGGATCTGAAAGGCTTCGCGGGTTTCGACAACTATAAATACCTTGCCAGCGATCCGTCGTTCGGCCCTTCGATCGGTCACACGCTCGAACTGATCATCTCGGTCCTCGTGATCACGGTGGTCGGCGGCGTGCTGATGGCGATTCTGTTCGACCGCAAGTTCTACGGCCAGGGGATCGCGCGGCTGCTCGCCATCGCGCCGTTCTTCGTGATGCCGACCGTGAGCGCATTGATCTGGAAGAACATGATCCTGCATCCGGTGTATGGCCTGATCGCGCAGGGCATGCGCGCCATGGGCATGACGCCGATCGACTGGTTCGCGCAATATCCGCTGACGGCGGTGATCATGATCGTCGCGTGGCAGTGGCTGCCGTTTGCTTTCCTGATTCTGTTCACGGCGATCCAGTCGCTCGATCAGGAGCAGAAAGAGGCGGCGCGTATCGACGGCGCGGGTCCGTTCTCGATGTTCTTCTACATCACGCTGCCTCACCTGAAACGGGCGATCGCGGTGGTGGTGATGATGGAGACGATTTTCCTGCTGTCGATCTTCGCCGAAATCTATACGACCACGGGCGGCGGTCCGGGCACCGCGACCACCAATCTGTCGTACCTGATCTATTCGCTGGGCCTGCAACAGTTCGACGTCGGTCTCGCGTCGGCGGGCGGCATTCTCGCTGTCGTGCTGGCCAATATCGTGTCGTTCTTCCTCGTGCGGATGCTCGCGAAGAACCTGAAAGGGGAGTACGAAAAATGA
- a CDS encoding carbohydrate ABC transporter permease, translating into MTVPAKSPFAAIRRGIPGVIAWLVALLLFFPIFWMTITAFKTEQQAYSSSLFFIPTFDSFREVFARSNYFSFALNSVLISAGVTILCLILAVPAAYAMAFFPTRRTQKVLLWMLSTKMMPSVGVLVPIYLLWKNSGLLDSVSGLVIVYTLINLPIAVWMSFTYFAEIPRDILEAGRIDGAATWQEIVYLLMPMSLPGLASTALLLVILSWNEAFWSINLSSSNAAPLTVFIASYSSPEGLFWAKLSAASLLAVAPILIVGWLSQKQLVRGLTFGAVK; encoded by the coding sequence ATGACCGTGCCGGCGAAGTCGCCGTTCGCCGCGATTCGCCGCGGCATTCCCGGCGTGATCGCCTGGCTCGTGGCCTTGCTGCTGTTCTTCCCGATCTTCTGGATGACGATCACCGCATTCAAGACGGAGCAGCAGGCCTATTCGTCGTCGCTGTTTTTCATCCCGACGTTCGATAGCTTCCGCGAGGTGTTCGCGCGCAGCAATTACTTTTCGTTCGCGTTGAATTCGGTGCTGATCTCGGCGGGCGTGACGATTCTGTGCCTGATTCTCGCCGTGCCGGCCGCTTATGCGATGGCGTTCTTCCCGACCCGCCGCACGCAGAAAGTGCTGCTGTGGATGCTGTCGACCAAGATGATGCCGTCGGTCGGCGTGCTGGTGCCGATCTATCTGCTGTGGAAAAACAGCGGGTTGCTGGATTCGGTGTCGGGTCTCGTGATCGTCTACACGCTGATCAATCTGCCGATTGCGGTGTGGATGTCGTTCACGTACTTCGCCGAAATTCCGCGTGACATTCTCGAAGCCGGGCGGATCGACGGCGCGGCGACGTGGCAGGAAATCGTCTATCTGCTGATGCCCATGTCGCTGCCGGGTCTGGCCTCCACTGCGCTGTTGCTCGTGATCCTGTCGTGGAACGAAGCGTTCTGGAGCATCAACCTGTCGAGTTCGAATGCCGCGCCGCTGACGGTGTTCATCGCGTCATATTCGAGTCCTGAGGGTCTCTTCTGGGCCAAGCTGTCCGCCGCTTCGCTGCTGGCGGTCGCGCCGATCCTGATCGTCGGCTGGCTGTCGCAGAAGCAACTGGTGCGCGGCCTTACCTTCGGGGCGGTCAAATGA